In one window of Camelus bactrianus isolate YW-2024 breed Bactrian camel chromosome 13, ASM4877302v1, whole genome shotgun sequence DNA:
- the PTCH2 gene encoding protein patched homolog 2 isoform X8: MARPPPLGELPPGYTSPARSAAPQILAGSLKAPLWLRAYFQGLLFSLGCGIQRHCGKMLFLGLLAFGALALGLRVAIIETDLEQLWVEAGSRVSQELQYTKEKLGEEAAYTSQMLIQTPRREGENVLTPEALGLHLQAALTASKVQVSLYGKSWDLNKICYKSGVPLIENGMIERMIEKLFPCVILTPLDCFWEGAKLQGGSAYLPGRPDIQWTNLDPEQLLEELGPFASLEGFRELLDKAQVGQAYVGRPCLHPDDLHCPPSAPNHHSRQAPNVAQELRGGCHGFSHKFMHWQEELLLGGMARDSQGQLLRAEALQSTFLLMSPRQLYEHFRGDYQTHDIGWSEEQAGTVLQAWQRRFVQLAQEALPENASQQIHAFSSTTLDDILHAFSEVSTARVVGGYLLMVGPPPCALPPPPLEPTLGAPTRDCPFLPQLAYACVTMLRWDCAQSQGAVGLAGVLLVALAVASGLGLCALLGIAFNAATTQVLPFLALGIGVDDIFLMAHAFTEAPPGTPLQERTGECLQRTGTSVALTSINNMVAFFMAALVPIPALRAFSLQAAIVVGCNFAAVMLVFPAVLSLDLHRRHCQRLDVLCCFSRPWYWYFLGLFWA, translated from the exons ATGGCCCGGCCTCCACCCCTCGGGGAGCTGCCCCCGGGCTACACATCCCCAGCTCGATCCGCAGCACCCCAG atCCTAGCTGGGAGCCTGAAGGCTCCACTCTGGCTTCGTGCTTACTTCCAGGGCCTGCTCTTCTCTCTGGGCTGCGGGATCCAGAGACACTGTGGCAAAATGCTCTTCCTGGGACTTCTGGCCTTTGGGGCCCTAGCACTGGGTCTCCGCGTGGCCATCATTGAGACAGACCTAGAACAGCTCTGGGTGGAAG CAGGCAGCCGGGTGAGCCAGGAGTTACAGTACACCAAGGAGAagctgggagaggaggctgcATATACCTCCCAGATGTTGATACAGACTCCACGCCGGGAGGGGGAGAATGTCCTCACACCTGAGGCGCTTGGCCTCCACCTCCAGGCAGCCCTCACGGCCAGTAAAGTGCAAGTATCACTCTATGGAAA GTCCTGGGATCTGAACAAAATCTGCTACAAGTCAGGAGTTCCCCTAATTGAAAATGGAATGATTGAGCGG ATGATTGAGAAGCTGTTTCCGTGCGTGATCCTCACCCCCCTCGACTGCTTCTGGGAGGGAGCCAAACTCCAAGGGGGCTCTGCCTACTTGCC GGGCCGCCCCGACATCCAATGGACCAACCTGGATCCAGAGCAGCTGCTGGAGGAGCTGGGCCCCTTTGCCTCCCTTGAGGGCTTCCGGGAGCTGCTAGACAAGGCACAGGTGGGCCAGGCCTACGTGGGGCGGCCCTGTCTGCACCCAGACGACCTCCATTGCCCGCCTAGTGCTCCTAACCATCACAGCAGGCAG GCTCCCAATGTGGCTCAGGAGTTGAGAGGGGGCTGTCACGGCTTCTCCCACAAGTTCATGCActggcaggaggagctgctgCTGGGAGGCATGGCCAGAGACTCCCAAGGACAGCTGCTGAG GGCAGAGGCCCTGCAGAGCACCTTCCTGCTGATGAGTCCCCGTCAGCTGTATGAGCACTTCCGGGGCGACTACCAGACACACGACATCGGCTGGAGCGAGGAGCAGGCCGGCACGGTGCTGCAGGCCTGGCAGCGGCGCTTCGTGCAG CTGGCCCAGGAGGCCCTGCCTGAGAATGCTTCCCAGCAGATCCATGCCTTCTCCTCCACCACCCTGGATGACATCCTGCATGCTTTCTCTGAAGTCAGCACTGCTCGAGTGGTGGGAGGCTACCTGCTCATGGTGGGTCCTCCTCCATGTGCCTTGCCCCCACCTCCACTGGAGCCCACCCTGGGAGCCCCTACCCGAGACTGCCCTTTTCTCCCACAGCTAGCCTACGCCTGTGTGACGATGCTGCGATGGGACTGTGCCCAGTCCCAGGGTGCTGTGGGCCTTGCCGGGGTGCTGCTGGTGGCCCTGGCAGTGGCCTCGGGCCTCGGGCTCTGCGCCCTGCTTGGCATAGCCTTCAATGCCGCCACTACCCAG GTGCTGCCCTTCTTGGCACTGGGCATTGGTGTGGATGACATATTCCTGATGGCACATGCCTTCACAGAGGCTCCACCTGGCACCCCTCTCCAG GAGCGCACAGGAGAGTGTCTGCAGCGCACAGGCACCAGCGTCGCACTCACATCCATCAACAACATGGTCGCCTTCTTCATGGCCGCTCTGGTTCCCATCCCTGCACTGCGGGCCTTCTCCTTGCAA GCGGCCATAGTGGTTGGCTGCAACTTTGCAGCCGTGATGCTTGTCTTCCCAGCGGTCCTCAGCCTGGACCTGCACCGGCGCCACTGCCAGCGCCTTGATGTTCTCTGCTGCTTCTCTAG GCCATGGTACTGGTACTTTTTGGGGCTCTTCTGGGCTTGA
- the PTCH2 gene encoding protein patched homolog 2 isoform X9: MARPPPLGELPPGYTSPARSAAPQILAGSLKAPLWLRAYFQGLLFSLGCGIQRHCGKMLFLGLLAFGALALGLRVAIIETDLEQLWVEAGSRVSQELQYTKEKLGEEAAYTSQMLIQTPRREGENVLTPEALGLHLQAALTASKVQVSLYGKSWDLNKICYKSGVPLIENGMIERMIEKLFPCVILTPLDCFWEGAKLQGGSAYLPGRPDIQWTNLDPEQLLEELGPFASLEGFRELLDKAQVGQAYVGRPCLHPDDLHCPPSAPNHHSRQGRGPAEHLPADESPSAV, translated from the exons ATGGCCCGGCCTCCACCCCTCGGGGAGCTGCCCCCGGGCTACACATCCCCAGCTCGATCCGCAGCACCCCAG atCCTAGCTGGGAGCCTGAAGGCTCCACTCTGGCTTCGTGCTTACTTCCAGGGCCTGCTCTTCTCTCTGGGCTGCGGGATCCAGAGACACTGTGGCAAAATGCTCTTCCTGGGACTTCTGGCCTTTGGGGCCCTAGCACTGGGTCTCCGCGTGGCCATCATTGAGACAGACCTAGAACAGCTCTGGGTGGAAG CAGGCAGCCGGGTGAGCCAGGAGTTACAGTACACCAAGGAGAagctgggagaggaggctgcATATACCTCCCAGATGTTGATACAGACTCCACGCCGGGAGGGGGAGAATGTCCTCACACCTGAGGCGCTTGGCCTCCACCTCCAGGCAGCCCTCACGGCCAGTAAAGTGCAAGTATCACTCTATGGAAA GTCCTGGGATCTGAACAAAATCTGCTACAAGTCAGGAGTTCCCCTAATTGAAAATGGAATGATTGAGCGG ATGATTGAGAAGCTGTTTCCGTGCGTGATCCTCACCCCCCTCGACTGCTTCTGGGAGGGAGCCAAACTCCAAGGGGGCTCTGCCTACTTGCC GGGCCGCCCCGACATCCAATGGACCAACCTGGATCCAGAGCAGCTGCTGGAGGAGCTGGGCCCCTTTGCCTCCCTTGAGGGCTTCCGGGAGCTGCTAGACAAGGCACAGGTGGGCCAGGCCTACGTGGGGCGGCCCTGTCTGCACCCAGACGACCTCCATTGCCCGCCTAGTGCTCCTAACCATCACAGCAGGCAG GGCAGAGGCCCTGCAGAGCACCTTCCTGCTGATGAGTCCCCGTCAGCTGTATGA
- the PTCH2 gene encoding protein patched homolog 2 isoform X6 has protein sequence MARPPPLGELPPGYTSPARSAAPQILAGSLKAPLWLRAYFQGLLFSLGCGIQRHCGKMLFLGLLAFGALALGLRVAIIETDLEQLWVEAGSRVSQELQYTKEKLGEEAAYTSQMLIQTPRREGENVLTPEALGLHLQAALTASKVQVSLYGKSWDLNKICYKSGVPLIENGMIERMIEKLFPCVILTPLDCFWEGAKLQGGSAYLPGRPDIQWTNLDPEQLLEELGPFASLEGFRELLDKAQVGQAYVGRPCLHPDDLHCPPSAPNHHSRQAPNVAQELRGGCHGFSHKFMHWQEELLLGGMARDSQGQLLRAEALQSTFLLMSPRQLYEHFRGDYQTHDIGWSEEQAGTVLQAWQRRFVQLAQEALPENASQQIHAFSSTTLDDILHAFSEVSTARVVGGYLLMVGPPPCALPPPPLEPTLGAPTRDCPFLPQLAYACVTMLRWDCAQSQGAVGLAGVLLVALAVASGLGLCALLGIAFNAATTQVLPFLALGIGVDDIFLMAHAFTEAPPGTPLQERTGECLQRTGTSVALTSINNMVAFFMAALVPIPALRAFSLQAAIVVGCNFAAVMLVFPAVLSLDLHRRHCQRLDVLCCFSSPCSARVIQILPQELGDRTVPVGIAHLTATVQAFAHCEASSQHVVTILPPQAHLVSPPSDPLGSELFSPGGSTRDLLGQEEGTRQKAVGRSLPCARWNLAHFARSQFAPFLLQSHTKAMVLVLFGALLGLSLYGATLVQDGLALTDVVPRGTKEHAFLSAQLSASVPSRPCCPHQPPRRPAPGCTITAIGYRESRQHLTRTGLLDASPATHTAMALRMGPWPISCSSRPGMPRSLWISARLGEDWKGQGAQSGSRPHRPRPSALSASAADHEEAGGQGGADST, from the exons ATGGCCCGGCCTCCACCCCTCGGGGAGCTGCCCCCGGGCTACACATCCCCAGCTCGATCCGCAGCACCCCAG atCCTAGCTGGGAGCCTGAAGGCTCCACTCTGGCTTCGTGCTTACTTCCAGGGCCTGCTCTTCTCTCTGGGCTGCGGGATCCAGAGACACTGTGGCAAAATGCTCTTCCTGGGACTTCTGGCCTTTGGGGCCCTAGCACTGGGTCTCCGCGTGGCCATCATTGAGACAGACCTAGAACAGCTCTGGGTGGAAG CAGGCAGCCGGGTGAGCCAGGAGTTACAGTACACCAAGGAGAagctgggagaggaggctgcATATACCTCCCAGATGTTGATACAGACTCCACGCCGGGAGGGGGAGAATGTCCTCACACCTGAGGCGCTTGGCCTCCACCTCCAGGCAGCCCTCACGGCCAGTAAAGTGCAAGTATCACTCTATGGAAA GTCCTGGGATCTGAACAAAATCTGCTACAAGTCAGGAGTTCCCCTAATTGAAAATGGAATGATTGAGCGG ATGATTGAGAAGCTGTTTCCGTGCGTGATCCTCACCCCCCTCGACTGCTTCTGGGAGGGAGCCAAACTCCAAGGGGGCTCTGCCTACTTGCC GGGCCGCCCCGACATCCAATGGACCAACCTGGATCCAGAGCAGCTGCTGGAGGAGCTGGGCCCCTTTGCCTCCCTTGAGGGCTTCCGGGAGCTGCTAGACAAGGCACAGGTGGGCCAGGCCTACGTGGGGCGGCCCTGTCTGCACCCAGACGACCTCCATTGCCCGCCTAGTGCTCCTAACCATCACAGCAGGCAG GCTCCCAATGTGGCTCAGGAGTTGAGAGGGGGCTGTCACGGCTTCTCCCACAAGTTCATGCActggcaggaggagctgctgCTGGGAGGCATGGCCAGAGACTCCCAAGGACAGCTGCTGAG GGCAGAGGCCCTGCAGAGCACCTTCCTGCTGATGAGTCCCCGTCAGCTGTATGAGCACTTCCGGGGCGACTACCAGACACACGACATCGGCTGGAGCGAGGAGCAGGCCGGCACGGTGCTGCAGGCCTGGCAGCGGCGCTTCGTGCAG CTGGCCCAGGAGGCCCTGCCTGAGAATGCTTCCCAGCAGATCCATGCCTTCTCCTCCACCACCCTGGATGACATCCTGCATGCTTTCTCTGAAGTCAGCACTGCTCGAGTGGTGGGAGGCTACCTGCTCATGGTGGGTCCTCCTCCATGTGCCTTGCCCCCACCTCCACTGGAGCCCACCCTGGGAGCCCCTACCCGAGACTGCCCTTTTCTCCCACAGCTAGCCTACGCCTGTGTGACGATGCTGCGATGGGACTGTGCCCAGTCCCAGGGTGCTGTGGGCCTTGCCGGGGTGCTGCTGGTGGCCCTGGCAGTGGCCTCGGGCCTCGGGCTCTGCGCCCTGCTTGGCATAGCCTTCAATGCCGCCACTACCCAG GTGCTGCCCTTCTTGGCACTGGGCATTGGTGTGGATGACATATTCCTGATGGCACATGCCTTCACAGAGGCTCCACCTGGCACCCCTCTCCAG GAGCGCACAGGAGAGTGTCTGCAGCGCACAGGCACCAGCGTCGCACTCACATCCATCAACAACATGGTCGCCTTCTTCATGGCCGCTCTGGTTCCCATCCCTGCACTGCGGGCCTTCTCCTTGCAA GCGGCCATAGTGGTTGGCTGCAACTTTGCAGCCGTGATGCTTGTCTTCCCAGCGGTCCTCAGCCTGGACCTGCACCGGCGCCACTGCCAGCGCCTTGATGTTCTCTGCTGCTTCTCTAG CCCCTGTTCTGCTCGTGTGATTCAAATTCTgccccaggagctgggggatAGGACAGTTCCAGTGGGCATTGCCCACCTGACTGCCACAGTTCAAGCCTTTGCCCACTGTGAAGCCAGCAGCCAGCATGTGGTCACCATCCTGCCTCCCCAAGCCCACTTGGTGTCCCCACCTTCTGACCCACTGGGCTCTGAGCTCTTCAGCCCAGGAGGGTCTACACGGGACCTTCTAGGCCAGGAGGAGGGTACAAGGCAGAAGGCAGTCGGCAGGTCCCTGCCCTGTGCCCGCTGGAATCTTGCCCATTTTGCCCGCTCTCAGTTTGCACCATTTCTGCTCCAGTCCCACACCAAG GCCATGGTACTGGTACTTTTTGGGGCTCTTCTGGGCTTGAGCCTCTATGGAGCGACCTTGGTGCAAGATGGGCTGGCCCTGACAGATGTTGTGCCTCGGGGCACCAAGGAGCATGCCTTCCTGAGCGCCCAGCTCAG CGCTTCAGTTCCCTCAAGGCCGTGCTGCCCCCACCAGCCACCCAGGCGCCCCGCACCTGGCTGCACTATTACCGCAATTGGCTACAGG GAATCCAGGCAGCATTTGACCAGGACTGGGCTTCTGGACGCATCACCCGCCACTCATACCGCAATGGCTCTGAGGATGGGGCCCTGGCCTATAAGCTGCTCATCCAGACCGGGGATGCCCAGGAGCCTCTGGATTTCAGCCAGGTTGGGAGAGGACTGGAAGGGTCAGGGAGCACAGAGCGGCTCCAGGCCTCACAGGCCCAGGCCTTCagccctctctgcctctgcagcTGACCACGAGGAAGCTGGTGGACAAGGAGGGGCTGATTCCACCTGA
- the PTCH2 gene encoding protein patched homolog 2 isoform X7: MARPPPLGELPPGYTSPARSAAPQILAGSLKAPLWLRAYFQGLLFSLGCGIQRHCGKMLFLGLLAFGALALGLRVAIIETDLEQLWVEAGSRVSQELQYTKEKLGEEAAYTSQMLIQTPRREGENVLTPEALGLHLQAALTASKVQVSLYGKSWDLNKICYKSGVPLIENGMIERMIEKLFPCVILTPLDCFWEGAKLQGGSAYLPGRPDIQWTNLDPEQLLEELGPFASLEGFRELLDKAQVGQAYVGRPCLHPDDLHCPPSAPNHHSRQAPNVAQELRGGCHGFSHKFMHWQEELLLGGMARDSQGQLLRAEALQSTFLLMSPRQLYEHFRGDYQTHDIGWSEEQAGTVLQAWQRRFVQLAQEALPENASQQIHAFSSTTLDDILHAFSEVSTARVVGGYLLMVGPPPCALPPPPLEPTLGAPTRDCPFLPQLAYACVTMLRWDCAQSQGAVGLAGVLLVALAVASGLGLCALLGIAFNAATTQVLPFLALGIGVDDIFLMAHAFTEAPPGTPLQERTGECLQRTGTSVALTSINNMVAFFMAALVPIPALRAFSLQAAIVVGCNFAAVMLVFPAVLSLDLHRRHCQRLDVLCCFSSPCSARVIQILPQELGDRTVPVGIAHLTATVQAFAHCEASSQHVVTILPPQAHLVSPPSDPLGSELFSPGGSTRDLLGQEEGTRQKAVGRSLPCARWNLAHFARSQFAPFLLQSHTKAMVLVLFGALLGLSLYGATLVQDGLALTDVVPRGTKEHAFLSAQLSASVPSRPCCPHQPPRRPAPGCTITAIGYRESRQHLTRTGLLDASPATHTAMALRMGPWPISCSSRPGMPRSLWISAS; this comes from the exons ATGGCCCGGCCTCCACCCCTCGGGGAGCTGCCCCCGGGCTACACATCCCCAGCTCGATCCGCAGCACCCCAG atCCTAGCTGGGAGCCTGAAGGCTCCACTCTGGCTTCGTGCTTACTTCCAGGGCCTGCTCTTCTCTCTGGGCTGCGGGATCCAGAGACACTGTGGCAAAATGCTCTTCCTGGGACTTCTGGCCTTTGGGGCCCTAGCACTGGGTCTCCGCGTGGCCATCATTGAGACAGACCTAGAACAGCTCTGGGTGGAAG CAGGCAGCCGGGTGAGCCAGGAGTTACAGTACACCAAGGAGAagctgggagaggaggctgcATATACCTCCCAGATGTTGATACAGACTCCACGCCGGGAGGGGGAGAATGTCCTCACACCTGAGGCGCTTGGCCTCCACCTCCAGGCAGCCCTCACGGCCAGTAAAGTGCAAGTATCACTCTATGGAAA GTCCTGGGATCTGAACAAAATCTGCTACAAGTCAGGAGTTCCCCTAATTGAAAATGGAATGATTGAGCGG ATGATTGAGAAGCTGTTTCCGTGCGTGATCCTCACCCCCCTCGACTGCTTCTGGGAGGGAGCCAAACTCCAAGGGGGCTCTGCCTACTTGCC GGGCCGCCCCGACATCCAATGGACCAACCTGGATCCAGAGCAGCTGCTGGAGGAGCTGGGCCCCTTTGCCTCCCTTGAGGGCTTCCGGGAGCTGCTAGACAAGGCACAGGTGGGCCAGGCCTACGTGGGGCGGCCCTGTCTGCACCCAGACGACCTCCATTGCCCGCCTAGTGCTCCTAACCATCACAGCAGGCAG GCTCCCAATGTGGCTCAGGAGTTGAGAGGGGGCTGTCACGGCTTCTCCCACAAGTTCATGCActggcaggaggagctgctgCTGGGAGGCATGGCCAGAGACTCCCAAGGACAGCTGCTGAG GGCAGAGGCCCTGCAGAGCACCTTCCTGCTGATGAGTCCCCGTCAGCTGTATGAGCACTTCCGGGGCGACTACCAGACACACGACATCGGCTGGAGCGAGGAGCAGGCCGGCACGGTGCTGCAGGCCTGGCAGCGGCGCTTCGTGCAG CTGGCCCAGGAGGCCCTGCCTGAGAATGCTTCCCAGCAGATCCATGCCTTCTCCTCCACCACCCTGGATGACATCCTGCATGCTTTCTCTGAAGTCAGCACTGCTCGAGTGGTGGGAGGCTACCTGCTCATGGTGGGTCCTCCTCCATGTGCCTTGCCCCCACCTCCACTGGAGCCCACCCTGGGAGCCCCTACCCGAGACTGCCCTTTTCTCCCACAGCTAGCCTACGCCTGTGTGACGATGCTGCGATGGGACTGTGCCCAGTCCCAGGGTGCTGTGGGCCTTGCCGGGGTGCTGCTGGTGGCCCTGGCAGTGGCCTCGGGCCTCGGGCTCTGCGCCCTGCTTGGCATAGCCTTCAATGCCGCCACTACCCAG GTGCTGCCCTTCTTGGCACTGGGCATTGGTGTGGATGACATATTCCTGATGGCACATGCCTTCACAGAGGCTCCACCTGGCACCCCTCTCCAG GAGCGCACAGGAGAGTGTCTGCAGCGCACAGGCACCAGCGTCGCACTCACATCCATCAACAACATGGTCGCCTTCTTCATGGCCGCTCTGGTTCCCATCCCTGCACTGCGGGCCTTCTCCTTGCAA GCGGCCATAGTGGTTGGCTGCAACTTTGCAGCCGTGATGCTTGTCTTCCCAGCGGTCCTCAGCCTGGACCTGCACCGGCGCCACTGCCAGCGCCTTGATGTTCTCTGCTGCTTCTCTAG CCCCTGTTCTGCTCGTGTGATTCAAATTCTgccccaggagctgggggatAGGACAGTTCCAGTGGGCATTGCCCACCTGACTGCCACAGTTCAAGCCTTTGCCCACTGTGAAGCCAGCAGCCAGCATGTGGTCACCATCCTGCCTCCCCAAGCCCACTTGGTGTCCCCACCTTCTGACCCACTGGGCTCTGAGCTCTTCAGCCCAGGAGGGTCTACACGGGACCTTCTAGGCCAGGAGGAGGGTACAAGGCAGAAGGCAGTCGGCAGGTCCCTGCCCTGTGCCCGCTGGAATCTTGCCCATTTTGCCCGCTCTCAGTTTGCACCATTTCTGCTCCAGTCCCACACCAAG GCCATGGTACTGGTACTTTTTGGGGCTCTTCTGGGCTTGAGCCTCTATGGAGCGACCTTGGTGCAAGATGGGCTGGCCCTGACAGATGTTGTGCCTCGGGGCACCAAGGAGCATGCCTTCCTGAGCGCCCAGCTCAG CGCTTCAGTTCCCTCAAGGCCGTGCTGCCCCCACCAGCCACCCAGGCGCCCCGCACCTGGCTGCACTATTACCGCAATTGGCTACAGG GAATCCAGGCAGCATTTGACCAGGACTGGGCTTCTGGACGCATCACCCGCCACTCATACCGCAATGGCTCTGAGGATGGGGCCCTGGCCTATAAGCTGCTCATCCAGACCGGGGATGCCCAGGAGCCTCTGGATTTCAGCCAG cTGA